GAAATCGGGCATCGAAACGCGTTCCGGGTTAAGGAAGCGTTCGAACAGCAAGTCGAATTCCAGCGGATCGAGGTCAGTAATTTTGAGCGCATAGGCAACCAGCGAACCGGCACCGGAACCACGTCCCGGCCCTACCGGCACGCCGTTGTCCTTGGACCACTGGATAAACTCCATCACTATCAGGAAGTAACCAGGAAATCCCATCTGATTGATAACTTTGAGCTCTATCTCAAGGCGTTCATCATAAGGGGGGCGCTTGCTGGCGCGCTCTTGCGGGTCTGGGAACAGAAACTCCAGGCGCTCTTCCAGCCCTTCATGAGATTTCTTAACCAGAAAATCTTCGGTAGACATATCCCCGGTCGGGAACTGGGGCAAGAAATATTCGCCCAGGCGCACCGTCACATTACAGCGACGGGCAATTTCGACGCTGTTTTCCAGCGCTTCGGGGATGTCGGCAAACAGTTCGCACATCTCTTCTTCAGAGCGTAGATACTGCTGAGCCGAGTAGTTTCGCGGGCGCTTAGGATCGTCGAGGGTAAAACCATCGTGAATAGCAACCCGGATTTCATGGGCATCAAAATCCGAGGCCTCAATAAAGCGCACATCGTTGGTCGCCACAACCGGTAGCCCACGCTGCCCGGCGAGTTGTACGGCGGCATGAAGATAACGTTCTTCGTCTTCACGTCCCGTTCGAATCAACTCAAGAAAGTAGCGATCGGCGAAGTGTTCCTCGTAAAAAGCCAGACACTGTTCAACCAGCGCGTCATTCCCTCTCAGCAGGCTTATGCCCACATCCCCCATACGAGCACCAGAGAGCAAAATAAGCCCCTGATTAAGCTCCGCCAGCCACTCCAGGTCGATATAAGGCCCGGCAGCACCATAGCCGCGCTGATAAGCCCGGGAGATAAGCAGAGTGAGATTCTGATAACCAGTATTGTCCGCAGCCAGCACAGTCAGATGAGAGAACTCCTCCCCCATCAGTGGATTAAGCACATTAAAGTCAGCGGCTACCAGCGGCTTCATCCCTGCGCCGTGAGCGGCTCCGTAAAACTTAACCAATCCGCACAGGTTGGTGAAATCACTAATCGCCATCGCCGGCATGCCAAGCGCCGCCGCCTTTTTCACCAGCGGCCCCACTTTGGCCAGTCCATCGATCATCGAATAGTCACTGTGCACACGCAGGTGCACGAAGCGGGGTTCTGCCATCTCTTTATCCGATCGTTATGCAGTGAGACTCTGGCTAATCAGCCAGGTCAAGAATGCGCTTTACCGGGCCAAAACTGCGCCGGTGGTGAATAGTTGCCCCATGTTCGGAGAGCTTCTCCAGGTGCAATGCGGTAGGGTAGCCTTTATGTTTCGCAAACCCATACTGCGGAAAGGCAAGATCAAGTTCTGCCATTTCCCGGTCCCGGGTAACTTTAGCGACGATAGAAGCGGCGCTGATTTCCGCAACCCGGCTATCGCCTTTAACCACCGCCATAGAGGGCATAGGTAATGCCGGGCAGCGATTGCCGTCAATCAGAACATATTCTGGGGCGATATGCAGTCCGGCAACGGCTCGCTGCATAGCCAGCATTGTTGCATGCAATATGTTCAGCGTATCAATTTCTTCCGGCTCTGCCCGCCCGAGGCTCCAGGCCAGCGCTTTTTCGAGGATTTCATCATAGAGCGCCAGGCGGCGCTTTTCGGACAGCGCCTTGGAATCCGCCAGCCCGACGATAGGCTTCGCCGGATCGAGGATAACCGCAGCAGTCACTACGGCACCGACCAGAGGCCCGCGCCCTACTTCATCCACACCAGCAACCAGATGAGTATGCGGATAGATAAATTCAATCACTTTGCTAACTCCAGCACGGCCTCAGCCGCCTGTTCATCAGCATTACAGCGAATTTGCTGATGCAGCTGACGGAAAGTGTCGTGCATTTTGTGGCTAAACTGGCCGCCTTCAAGCAGCGGAGCAAGGGCGGCTGCCAGATTTTCTGGCTGACACTCTTCCTGCAATAGCTCTTTGACCAGTTCGCGACCGGCCAGCAAATTTGGCAGGGAGACATACTCTGTCTTCACCAGCCTTTTCGCCAGCCAGAATGTGAACGGCTTCATTCGATAGCCAACGACCATCGGACATTTAGCCAACATGCACTCCAGCGCAGCCGTACCTGATGCCAGCAGAGCGGCATCACTGGCGATCATCGCCTCACGCGCTTTCCCATCAAGCATATGAATATTCAAATCCGGTGCAACGCTGGCTTTAATGGTCTCGAATTGCTCACGCCGACGGGCATTGACCAGCGGCACTACGATTTCCAAATCCGGCCAACGCTCACGCAGCAGCAGTGCCGTCTTCAGAAAATCTGCGCTTAGCATCTCTACTTCTGCGCCACGACTGCCAGGAAGTAGCGCCAGGCAGCGGGCATCATGGGCAATTCCCAGCGTATCGCGGGCTCCCATTTTATCGGGATCAAGCGGCATCGCATCGGCCATAGTATGGCCAATAAAGCGACACGGAACATTGAATCTGTCGTAAAACGCTTTTTCAAAAGGCAGGAAAGCCAGCACCAGGTTGGTCGCTTTGCCTATTTTGAAAACACGCTTTTGACGCCACGCCCAAACGGATGGGCTGACGTAATGAATGGTTTTGATTCCAGCCTGCTTGAGGTTTCCCTCGAGGGTGATATTGAAATCTGGAGCATCAATACCAACAAAAACATCCGGCTGTAGATCGGTAAAGCGCCGGGTCAGATCCGAGCGGATTTTCAGTAGCCGTCGCAGGCGGCCAAGCACTTCGACAATGCCCATCACAGCCAGCTCTTCCATCTCATACCAAGCTTCACAGCCCTCTGCCTGCATGAGCGGACCGGCGACGCCAACAAAACGGGCATCCGGTACTTGAGCCTTAAGCGCTTTAATCAGGCCTGCACCTAAAATATCGCCGGAGGTTTCTCCGGCGACCAGGGCAATTGTAAGCGGTCTGCCTGCTTTCATTTAACGAATCAGGCCGCGCTGAGAACGGTCGAAGAAGTCGCTAAATGGCTGAACTTCAGGATGTTCTTGTGCAATCGCAGCGATCTCTGGGCGCACTTCTTCCAGAGTCTTACCGCTACGGTACAGCAGCTTATAAGCATGGCGAATAGCCTGCAGAGCTTCTTTGCTGAAGCCACGGCGTTTCAGGCCTTCAAAATTCACGCCAAACGGAGTCGCATGGTTACCCTGAGCGATTACGAATGGCGGAACATCCTGAGCAACACCTGAACAACCGCCCACCATAACGTGTGCACCGATGGTACAGAACTGGTGTACCGCAGTCATACCGCCGATGATGGCAAAATCATCCACGGTAACGTGGCCTGCCAGCGTCGCGTTATTAGCGAGAACGCAGCGATTGCCGAGGGTGCAGTCATGCGCAACGTGAGTGTTGATCATCAACAGGTTGTCGCTGCCTACCTTCGTCAACCCACCACCCTGTACGGTTCCGCGGTGGATGGTGACGCTTTCGCGAATTCGGTTACGATCACCAATCTCAACGCGGGTAGGTTCCCCGGCGTATTTCAGATCCTGGTTTACTTCACCAATAGAGGCGAATTGGAAGATCTGATTGTCCCGGCCAATTTTAGTCAGGCCGTTGACGACGACGTGAGATTTAAGGACGGTGCCTTCTCCAATCTCAACATCGGAACCAACGATACAGAATGGGCCAATGTGAGCATTGGCGCCGATAATGGCGCCTTCTTCTACTATGGCTGTAGGGTGTATAAAGGCAGACTTCTCAATCATGTATCAGGCCTCTTTATTACGGGCACACATCATGGTTGCTTCACAAACAATTTTACCATCTACAGTAGCGACACCTTTAAAGCGAGTCAGGCCACGACGGGTTTTTTCGAAAGTGACTTCCATGATCATTTGATCGCCAGGCACAACCGGACGTTTAAAGCGCGCTTCGTCGATACCTGCGAAGTAATACAGTTCGCCTGGTTCCAATTTACCCACGCTCTTAAATGCCAGAATACCCGTGGCTTGCGCCATTGCTTCCAGAATTAATACGCCCGGGAAAATCGGTTTACCAGGGAAGTGGCCCTGGAAAAACGGCTCATTTACCGAGACATTTTTAACTGCACGCAGAAAGCGGCCTTCTTCGAAATCCAGCACACGATCGACCAGCAGAAACGGGAAACGATGCGGAAGAAGTTCCAAAATTTCTTCAATGTGCAGAGTATGAGTGTCAGTAGTCAAAATACTCTTCCTGTCAAAAGGGAAATAAAGCAATAATAACACGGCCCGCTGGCGATTCTCAGAAAGCCGGCAGGCCGCAAATCTTACGGAATGTAGTCAGGCAAACAGCATTATCGACGCGGTAATTAACCGATTTTTCGTTCGATAGCTTTAAGGCGTTTGTTCATCTCATCGATGTTCATCACCAGAGCAGCGGTTTTACGCCAGACTTTATTTGCTTGCAGCGGAATACCCGACGAGTAAACCCCCGGCTCGGTAATTGGACGCATCACCATCCCCATACCGGTCACGGTGACCTTGTCGCAGATTTCCATATGGCCGTTGATAACACTGGCTCCGCCAATCATGCAGTAACGGCCAATTTTCAGACTGCCTGCCATGATGACGCCGCCAGCAACCGCCGTATTGTCGCCAATCACGACATTATGTGCAATCTGGCACTGGTTATCGATGATAACCCCATTGCCAATTTGTGTATCATCCAGCGCGCCGCGATCGATAGTTGTGCAGGCACCGATCTCGACGTTATTGCCGATAATAACCCGGCCTAACTGCGGAATCTTAACCCAGGTACCGCGATCGTTGGCGTAGCCAAAGCCATCGCCGCCAATAACGGTACCAGATTGAACCAGGCAGTCGCTGCCGATAATAACTTCATGATAAACGGAGACATTGGCCCACAGACGAGTACCGGCACCGATACGGGTATTTTTGCCGATAAAGCAGCCCGCGCCGATTCGGACATTATCACCTAGCGTAACGCCAGATTCGATAACCGCATTTGCGCCAATGGCCACGTTATTACCCAGGCTCACGCTTGGATCGATAACTGCGCTGGGTGCAATAGATTGCGCTGGCTGTGGAGTGGTATCCAAAACCTGCGCCATACGCGCATAGGTCAGATACGGGTTCTTCACGACCAGAGCAGGGCCTTTTGCCCATGGCAGATCTTCTGCCGTCATCACCACCGCTGAAGCGTTGCATGCAGCAAGATGCTCGCGATAACGAGGGTTTACGATAAAGGTAATTTGCCCAACTTCGGCTGAACTCATTGATGCCACGCCGGTGATGGCAATATTGCCATCACCATGCAGTTCTGCATCCAGTTCCCGCGCCAGATCGGCCAGTAAAATGGAAGGCATTACTTAGTTAACCTGTTTCAGTACGTCTGCGGTGATATCGGAGACATCGCTGCCAGCGTA
This genomic interval from Salmonella enterica subsp. enterica serovar Choleraesuis contains the following:
- the fabZ gene encoding 3-hydroxyacyl-[acyl-carrier-protein] dehydratase FabZ, whose product is MTTDTHTLHIEEILELLPHRFPFLLVDRVLDFEEGRFLRAVKNVSVNEPFFQGHFPGKPIFPGVLILEAMAQATGILAFKSVGKLEPGELYYFAGIDEARFKRPVVPGDQMIMEVTFEKTRRGLTRFKGVATVDGKIVCEATMMCARNKEA
- the lpxD gene encoding UDP-3-O-(3-hydroxymyristoyl)glucosamine N-acyltransferase: MPSILLADLARELDAELHGDGNIAITGVASMSSAEVGQITFIVNPRYREHLAACNASAVVMTAEDLPWAKGPALVVKNPYLTYARMAQVLDTTPQPAQSIAPSAVIDPSVSLGNNVAIGANAVIESGVTLGDNVRIGAGCFIGKNTRIGAGTRLWANVSVYHEVIIGSDCLVQSGTVIGGDGFGYANDRGTWVKIPQLGRVIIGNNVEIGACTTIDRGALDDTQIGNGVIIDNQCQIAHNVVIGDNTAVAGGVIMAGSLKIGRYCMIGGASVINGHMEICDKVTVTGMGMVMRPITEPGVYSSGIPLQANKVWRKTAALVMNIDEMNKRLKAIERKIG
- the rnhB gene encoding ribonuclease HII, producing MIEFIYPHTHLVAGVDEVGRGPLVGAVVTAAVILDPAKPIVGLADSKALSEKRRLALYDEILEKALAWSLGRAEPEEIDTLNILHATMLAMQRAVAGLHIAPEYVLIDGNRCPALPMPSMAVVKGDSRVAEISAASIVAKVTRDREMAELDLAFPQYGFAKHKGYPTALHLEKLSEHGATIHHRRSFGPVKRILDLAD
- the lpxA gene encoding acyl-[acyl-carrier-protein]--UDP-N-acetylglucosamine O-acyltransferase — encoded protein: MIEKSAFIHPTAIVEEGAIIGANAHIGPFCIVGSDVEIGEGTVLKSHVVVNGLTKIGRDNQIFQFASIGEVNQDLKYAGEPTRVEIGDRNRIRESVTIHRGTVQGGGLTKVGSDNLLMINTHVAHDCTLGNRCVLANNATLAGHVTVDDFAIIGGMTAVHQFCTIGAHVMVGGCSGVAQDVPPFVIAQGNHATPFGVNFEGLKRRGFSKEALQAIRHAYKLLYRSGKTLEEVRPEIAAIAQEHPEVQPFSDFFDRSQRGLIR
- the lpxB gene encoding lipid-A-disaccharide synthase, with the translated sequence MKAGRPLTIALVAGETSGDILGAGLIKALKAQVPDARFVGVAGPLMQAEGCEAWYEMEELAVMGIVEVLGRLRRLLKIRSDLTRRFTDLQPDVFVGIDAPDFNITLEGNLKQAGIKTIHYVSPSVWAWRQKRVFKIGKATNLVLAFLPFEKAFYDRFNVPCRFIGHTMADAMPLDPDKMGARDTLGIAHDARCLALLPGSRGAEVEMLSADFLKTALLLRERWPDLEIVVPLVNARRREQFETIKASVAPDLNIHMLDGKAREAMIASDAALLASGTAALECMLAKCPMVVGYRMKPFTFWLAKRLVKTEYVSLPNLLAGRELVKELLQEECQPENLAAALAPLLEGGQFSHKMHDTFRQLHQQIRCNADEQAAEAVLELAK